One Perognathus longimembris pacificus isolate PPM17 chromosome 2, ASM2315922v1, whole genome shotgun sequence DNA segment encodes these proteins:
- the Aifm2 gene encoding ferroptosis suppressor protein 1 isoform X1, whose product MGSQVSVDTGALHVVIVGGGFGGIAAASQLQALNIPFMLVDMKDSFHHNVAALRASVESGFAKKTFISYSVTFKDNFRQGQVVGINLKNQTVLLQGGEALPFSHLILATGSTGPFPGKCNVFCQQAAIQAYEDMVKQVQKSQFIVVVGGGSAGVEMAAEIKTEYPEKEVTLIHSQVALADNELLLCVRQEVKEILLRKGVQLLLSERVINLEELPLNEYREYIKVQTDKGTEVATNLVILCSGVKINNSAYCSAFESRLAGNGSLRVNEFLQVEGCSNIYAIGDCADVKEPKMAYHAGLHANVVVANIINSIKQRPLKAYKPGALTFLLTMGRNDGVGQISGFYVGRLMVRLAKSRDLFISTSWKTMRQSPP is encoded by the exons ATGGGGTCCCAAGTATCAGTGGACACAGGAGCTCTGCATGTGGTGATTGTGGGCGGAGGCTTCGGCGGGATTGCAGCTGCCAGCCAGCTGCAGGCACTAAACATCCCCTTTATGCTGGTGGACATGAAGGACTCCTTCCACCACAATGTGGCAGCCCTCCGAGCCTCTGTGGAGAGTG GCTTCGCCAAAAAGACATTCATTTCGTATTCAGTGACCTTCAAGGACAACTTCCGGCAGGGCCAGGTGGTTGGGATCAACCTGAAGAATCAGACGGTGCTGTTGCAGGGTGGCGAG GCCCTGCCCTTCTCCCATCTTATCCTGGCTACCGGCAGCACCGGGCCCTTCCCAGGCAAATGTAATGTGTTTTGCCAGCAGGCTGCCATCCAGGCCTATGAGGACATGGTGAAGCAG GTCCAGAAATCACAGTTCATCGTGGTGGTGGGAGGCGGCTCTGCGGGAGTGGAGATGGCAGCGGAAATTAAGACGGAGTACCCTGAGAAAGAG GTCACTCTCATTCACTCCCAAGTGGCCCTGGCTGACAATGAGCTCCTTCTCTGTGTGCGGCAGGAAGTGAAGGAGATCCTCCTCCGGAAGGGTGTCCAGCTACTGCTGA GTGAGCGGGTGATCAACCTGGAGGAGCTGCCCCTCAATGAGTATCGGGAGTACATCAAGGTGCAGACAGACAAGGGCACGGAGGTGGCCACCAACCTGGTGATTCTCTGCAGCGGTGTCAAGATCAACAACTCTGCCTACTGCAGTGCCTTTG AGAGCCGACTGGCTGGCAATGGTTCCCTGAGAGTGAATGAGTTCCTGCAGGTGGAGGGCTGCAGCAATATCTATGCCATTGGTGACTGTGCCGATGTGAAGGAGCCCAAGATGGCCTATCACGCTGGCCTCCATGCTAATGTTGTTGTGGCCAACATCATCAACTCCATAAAACAGAGGCCCCTCAAGGCCTACAAACCAG GTGCCCTGACCTTCCTCCTGACCATGGGCAGAAATGATGGTGTAGGCCAGATCAGCGGCTTCTACGTGGGCCGACTCATGGTCCGGCTGGCTAAGAGCAGAGACCTGTTCATCTCTACCAGCTGGAAAACCATGCGGCAGTCTCCACCTTGA
- the Aifm2 gene encoding ferroptosis suppressor protein 1 isoform X2, whose translation MGSQVSVDTGALHVVIVGGGFGGIAAASQLQALNIPFMLVDMKDSFHHNVAALRASVESVTFKDNFRQGQVVGINLKNQTVLLQGGEALPFSHLILATGSTGPFPGKCNVFCQQAAIQAYEDMVKQVQKSQFIVVVGGGSAGVEMAAEIKTEYPEKEVTLIHSQVALADNELLLCVRQEVKEILLRKGVQLLLSERVINLEELPLNEYREYIKVQTDKGTEVATNLVILCSGVKINNSAYCSAFESRLAGNGSLRVNEFLQVEGCSNIYAIGDCADVKEPKMAYHAGLHANVVVANIINSIKQRPLKAYKPGALTFLLTMGRNDGVGQISGFYVGRLMVRLAKSRDLFISTSWKTMRQSPP comes from the exons ATGGGGTCCCAAGTATCAGTGGACACAGGAGCTCTGCATGTGGTGATTGTGGGCGGAGGCTTCGGCGGGATTGCAGCTGCCAGCCAGCTGCAGGCACTAAACATCCCCTTTATGCTGGTGGACATGAAGGACTCCTTCCACCACAATGTGGCAGCCCTCCGAGCCTCTGTGGAGAGTG TGACCTTCAAGGACAACTTCCGGCAGGGCCAGGTGGTTGGGATCAACCTGAAGAATCAGACGGTGCTGTTGCAGGGTGGCGAG GCCCTGCCCTTCTCCCATCTTATCCTGGCTACCGGCAGCACCGGGCCCTTCCCAGGCAAATGTAATGTGTTTTGCCAGCAGGCTGCCATCCAGGCCTATGAGGACATGGTGAAGCAG GTCCAGAAATCACAGTTCATCGTGGTGGTGGGAGGCGGCTCTGCGGGAGTGGAGATGGCAGCGGAAATTAAGACGGAGTACCCTGAGAAAGAG GTCACTCTCATTCACTCCCAAGTGGCCCTGGCTGACAATGAGCTCCTTCTCTGTGTGCGGCAGGAAGTGAAGGAGATCCTCCTCCGGAAGGGTGTCCAGCTACTGCTGA GTGAGCGGGTGATCAACCTGGAGGAGCTGCCCCTCAATGAGTATCGGGAGTACATCAAGGTGCAGACAGACAAGGGCACGGAGGTGGCCACCAACCTGGTGATTCTCTGCAGCGGTGTCAAGATCAACAACTCTGCCTACTGCAGTGCCTTTG AGAGCCGACTGGCTGGCAATGGTTCCCTGAGAGTGAATGAGTTCCTGCAGGTGGAGGGCTGCAGCAATATCTATGCCATTGGTGACTGTGCCGATGTGAAGGAGCCCAAGATGGCCTATCACGCTGGCCTCCATGCTAATGTTGTTGTGGCCAACATCATCAACTCCATAAAACAGAGGCCCCTCAAGGCCTACAAACCAG GTGCCCTGACCTTCCTCCTGACCATGGGCAGAAATGATGGTGTAGGCCAGATCAGCGGCTTCTACGTGGGCCGACTCATGGTCCGGCTGGCTAAGAGCAGAGACCTGTTCATCTCTACCAGCTGGAAAACCATGCGGCAGTCTCCACCTTGA
- the LOC125346411 gene encoding core histone macro-H2A.2 — translation MSGRSGKKKMSKLSRSARAGVIFPVGRLMRYLKKGTFKYRISMGAPVYMAAVIEYLAAEILELAGNAARDNKKARIAPRHILLAVANDEELNQLLKGVTIASGGVLPRIHPELLAKKRGTKGKSETILSPPPEKRGRKATSGKKGGKKSKADKPRTSKKFKPKDSDKEGTSNATSEDGPGDGFTILSSKSLVLGQKLSLTQSDISHIGSMRVEGIVHPTTAEIDLKEDIGKALEKAGGKEFLETVKELRKSQGPLEVAEAAISQSSGLAAKFVIHCHIPQWGSDKCEEQLEETIKNCLSAAEDKKLKSVAFPPFPSGRNCFPKQMAAQVTLKAISAHFDSSSASSLKNVYFLLFDSESIGIYVQEMAKMDAK, via the exons atGTCAGGGCGGAgtgggaagaagaaaatgtcCAAGCTGTCCCGGTCAGCCAGGGCCGGCGTCATCTTTCCAGTGGGCAGGCTGATGCGCTACCTGAAGAAAGGGACTTTCAAGTACCGGATCAGCATGGGTGCCCCGGTCTACATGGCAGCTGTCATCGAGTACCTGGCAG CGGAAATCCTAGAATTGGCTGGGAATGCTGCAAGGGACAACAAGAAAGCCCGGATAGCCCCAAGACACATCCTGTTGGCCGTTGCCAATGATGAAGAGCTCAACCAG CTGCTAAAAGGAGTGACCATCGCCAGTGGAGGTGTCCTTCCCAGAATTCACCCTGAACTGCTGGCCAAAAAACGAGGGACCAAAGGCAAATCAGAAACtatcctttccccacccccagagaaaagagggaggaaggccaCATCAGGCAAAAAGGGAGGCAAGAAATCCAAGGCTGACAAACCACGGACATCCAAGAAG TTCAAACCAAAGGACAGTGATAAAGAAGGAACTTCAAATGCCACCTCTGAAGATGGGCCGGGGGATGGATTCACCATCCTGTCTTCAAAGAGCCTTGTACTAGGGCAAAAG CTGTCCCTGACCCAGAGTGACATCAGCCACATTGGCTCCATGAGAGTGGAGGGCATTGTCCATCCAACCACAGCCGAAATTGACCTCAAGGAAGACATAG GAAAAGCCTTGGAGAAGGCTGGGGGCAAAGAGTTTTTGGAAACAGTAAAGGAGCTTCGCAAATCCCAAGGCCCTTTGGAAGTTGCTGAAG CCGCCATCAGCCAATCCAGTGGACTCGCAGCCAAGTTTGTCATCCACTGCCACATCCCCCAGTGGGGCTCCGACAAATGTGAAGAACAGCTGGAGGAGACCATCAAAAACTGCCTGTCAGCAGCCGAGGACAAAAAGCTAAAGTCTGTCGCCTTCCCGCCCTTCCCCAGTGGCAG AAACTGCTTTCCCAAACAGATGGCTGCCCAGGTAACCCTCAAGGCCATCTCGGCCCACTTTGACAGCTCCAGTGCGTCCTCACTGAAGAACGTCTACTTCCTGCTCTTCGACAGCGAGAGCATCGGCATCTATGTGCAGGAGATGGCCAAGATGGATGCCAAGTAG